A region from the Ptychodera flava strain L36383 chromosome 12, AS_Pfla_20210202, whole genome shotgun sequence genome encodes:
- the LOC139145883 gene encoding density-regulated protein homolog — translation MAAAEVEVAAAGLEAEDTTPDNTDEVTSQQKEQEEPKVKSTQPQEPEPEPEPEPVSYPIKVIYCGECTMPLEYCEFHPDYEKCKKWLEKNLPEQFEAMMRLRGDEDETSSEKKKQKRGGRGIIKTRKKTAPQRITISRMQRNKRKYVTVVKGLSTCDIDLKVASKYFASHFSCGSSVTGDDEIVIQGDVTYEIQEAMLKKWKEIDEDMVEDLGDQKR, via the exons ATGGCCGCTGCTGAAGTAGAGGTTGCAGCTGCCGGATTAGAAGCAGAGGATACAACACCTGATAATACAGATGAAGTGACAAGTCAACAGAAAGAACAGGAGGAGCCAAAAGTGAAATCAACGCAACCCCAGGAACCTGAACCTGAACCTGAACCTGAGCCTGTCTCTTACCCAATCAAAGTCATTTACTGTGGAG AGTGCACCATGCCACTTGAGTACTGTGAATTTCATCCAGACTATGAGAAATGCAAGAAGTGGCTTGAGAAGAATTTACCAGAGCAGTTTGAAGCAATGATGAGACTTAGAGGAGATGAAGATGAAACCAGCTcagagaaaaagaaacaaaagagaG GGGGTAGAGGAATAATTAAGACAAGGAAGAAGACAGCGCCACAGAGAATTACAATCAGCAGAATGCAAAggaataaaagaaaatatgtgACAGTTGTCAAGGGCTTGAGTACCTGTG ATATTGATTTAAAAGTTGCATCAAAGTATTTTGCCAGTCATTTTTCCTGTGGATCATCAGTGACAGGTGATGATGAAATCGTAATACAGGGCGATGTCACTTATGAGATTCAGGAAGCTATGTTGAAAAAATGGAAAGAG ATTGATGAAGATATGGTGGAAGACTTAGGTGATCAGAAGAGATAA
- the LOC139145881 gene encoding uncharacterized protein — MQEYYAGELSQNPIALFVFESCKGTLGSDQINPVNLIKHFCYEVEQTTGETLNRYCTVLEVDEREKRIAESLRITLVSPKRMKRSNPERDPPRKEWLFYHEQYYQSLKELSNVRYVVGFGPETQREAEEIHEILFPDSELRILNSTSIPPLPAALLVFKSWDKDKFGLQQCQRALVQEFCARKANPEIMKVYCTTLDVELSDAQKADASEAGVTLITATRKCSLGGSEDDPPSVKWLLNHESYFQKLKDLRNIQYIVGYAPMTADAAVDIKNKLFPHAKLYLINHKHPQDPHLSIPVSEKAILEETMQAAASKADAVVSMGPSMYEYFDNVYRAVTEKDIAHIELLPKPCRTFFEADVKTPKQSGRHTILTYGEVDRDETFGHLEKLAAHMSAVAMARVEVNKKPPNWKVHGVSPHRDEANLSKLADKLKYENINPSLSQGFSAEKLLTHLKQCHLCLTATGYVEFGLNGLEAMATGVPIAIPDDSQLADFIEKYLAQHGDCVVRSNVSLKDRILKVMNGTDIAFVKAKELKRDFLECEDVEMSHGRFAALFTPETARETTSTSACTTLSSTITLDCSKMDGGNGCTCEQYNAATRNCQAMFDRTVHEVVNDPASYRKVQTVVKEKFDAQVETMKQKCLDLALNLPKLLSLYKYRGSCRSGSFAKALEPLLITDEMKQESAKVGMKLMLRVSYSEEEFKLVEKVFITRDGGGVRSIFSGRDQPSGQTLTGCGVVIEKEDLDGKSLHDKEDGVRGVTLKTSEFSAAGSGVQITANGIRVEETSFKSKITEEVESKETSDGGTRGTTPRKNHIVTITETQTEKKKTDRNGTRHPMNSRMQDIRNVESSGSESAGLDIAIQDRADRTQSDAVVGTKDEKRKGGVTKRRRSLRSQTGQSSREPRRDQHPKRVVFHKEKLIVCDANSVKILAEDYTCDKVIGSFDGQFKNPFQPCDVSISPDNQFFTIDKGNSQIVVYNDNNDIVKTIPLAEDIDPSSICLVGEFVYISDKRGHRILKYTVSGEYLGEVWGKGSGKLQFDVPYYLSVSIDNSAIIVSDHLNHSVKWFDFDLKYKHQFGSRGTEDGQLLYPAGIATDNKGNVYICDNGNARIVKVTADGKFSCNLFQGDVVNPRFIAVCNDGRVALTESASNQIKVLSINHGNVSTFTLK, encoded by the exons ATGCAGGAATATTACGCGGGCGAGCTGTCTCAGAATCCTATAGCGTTATTCGTGTTTGAATCTTGCAAAGGAACGCTTGGAAGTGATCAAATAAACCCAGTCAATTTAATCAAACATTTCTGTTATGAGGTAGAACAAACTACTGGTGAAACCTTAAACCGCTACTGTACCGTGCTTGAAGTTGATGAAAGAGAGAAAAGAATTGCAGAGAGTTTAAGAATAACTTTGGTTTCTCCAAAGAGAATGAAAAGGTCAAACCCAGAAAGAGACCCTCCAAGGAAAGAGTGGTTATTCTACCATGAACAGTACTATCAAAGTCTTAAGGAGCTGTCAAATGTCCGTTATGTTGTTGGCTTTGGCCCTGAAACGCAGCGCGAAGCTGAGGAAATTCATGAAATCCTCTTTCCTGATTCGGAGCTACGCATCTTGAATTCCACTTCCATACCACCGCTACCTGCAGCATTGTTGGTGTTCAAATCTTGGGATAAGGATAAGTTCGGTCTGCAGCAGTGCCAGAGAGCACTTGTCCAAGAATTCTGTGCCAGAAAAGCAAACCCTGAAATCATGAAGGTGTATTGCACAACACTGGATGTGGAGCTAAGTGACGCCCAGAAAGCAGATGCTAGTGAAGCCGGTGTAACATTGATAACAGCAACACGGAAGTGTTCTCTCGGCGGTTCAGAAGACGATCCACCTTCTGTGAAATGGCTTCTCAACCATGAAAGTTACTTtcagaaattgaaagatttgaGGAATATCCAATACATCGTTGGGTACGCTCCAATGACAGCTGATGCCGcagttgatattaaaaataagTTATTTCCTCATGCTAAGTTGTACCTCATCAACCACAAACATCCTCAAGATCCACATTTGTCGATTCCAGTAAGTGAAAAAGCTATATTAGAAGAAACGATGCAGGCTGCGGCTAGTAAAGCGGACGCAGTTGTATCCATGGGACCAAGTATGTACGAATACTTCGACAACGTGTACAGGGCTGTGACCGAGAAAGACATTGCGCACATCGAGCTTCTGCCAAAGCCGTGTCGGACTTTTTTCGAAGCGGATGTAAAGACACCAAAACAATCAGGAAGACACACAATATTAACGTACGGGGAAGTAGATCGAGACGAGACATTTGGCCACCTGGAGAAACTGGCAGCTCATATGAGCGCGGTTGCCATGGCTCGTGTTGAAGTGAATAAGAAACCTCCAAACTGGAAGGTACATGGAGTGTCGCCGCATCGTGATGAAGCAAATCTCAGTAAGTTGGCTGACAAACTTAAGTATGAAAATATAAACCCTTCACTTTCGCAAGGCTTTTCAGCTGAAAAACTTCTGACACACCTCAAGCAATGTCATCTTTGTCTAACAGCCACAGGATACGTAGAATTTGGCCTCAACGGTCTCGAAGCCATGGCAACTGGTGTACCAATCGCGATTCCCGATGATTCCCAGCTCGCTGATTTCATTGAGAAATATTTAGCACAACATGGAGACTGTGTGGTGAGGAGTAATGTGTCTTTGAAAGACAGAATACTGAAAGTCATGAACGGTACAGATATAGCGTTTGTGAAAGCAAAGGAGTTGAAAAGGGACTTCTTGGAGTGTGAAGACGTTGAAATGAGCCACGGTAGATTTGCTGCACTCTTTACTCCAGAAACAGCCAGAGAAACGACATCGACAA GTGCTTGTACCACATTGTCATCGACCATCACACTTGACTGTAGCAAAATGGATGGTGGAAATGGATGTACTTGCGAGCAGTACAACGCTGCAACGAGAAACTGTCAGGCTATGTTTGACAGAACAGTCCATGAAGTAGTAAATGACCCAGCCAGCTATCGTAAAGTGCAGACAGTagttaaagaaaagtttgatGCACAAGTCGAGACCATGAAACAGAAATGTCTGGACTTGGCACTTAACCTTCCGAAACTCCTTAGTCTATACAAATACCGAGGAAGTTGTCGGTCTGGGAGTTTTGCCAAGGCTCTTGAACCTCTGCTAATAACCGATGAAATGAAGCAAGAATCTGCCAAAGTTGGAATGAAATTGATGCTTCGGGTATCTTACAGTGAAGAAGAGTTTAAACTTGTCGAAAAGGTGTTCATAACGC GGGATGGAGGTGGAGTTAGATCCATATTCTCTGGAAGAGATCAGCCG AGTGGCCAAACTTTGACTGGGTGTGGTGTAGTCATTGAAAAGGAAG ATTTGGATGGGAAATCCTTGCATGATAAGGAAGACGGTGTCCGAGGAGTAACTTTAAAAACATCGGAATTCTCAGCAGCTGGATCAGGCGTACAAATAACTGCCAATGGAATAAGAGTAGAGGAAACTAGTTTTAAAAGCAAGATTACCGAGGAAGTAGAGAGCAAAGAAACTAGCGATGGTGGAACTCGAGGAACGACGCCCAGGAAGAATCATATTGTGACCATTAccgaaacacaaactgagaaaaagaAGACTGACAGAAACGGAACAAGACATCCGATGAACAGTCGGATGCAGGACATCAGGAATGTTGAAAGTTCAGGATCTGAATCAGCTGGGTTAGACATCGCAATTCAAGACCGAGCCGACAGAACACAGTCTGATGCTGTCGTGGGAACAAAAGATGAAAAGAGAAAAGGTGGTGTGACGAAAC GAAGAAGATCTCTCAGATCACAAACTGGTCAGAGCTCAAGGGAACCTCGACGGGACCAGCATCCAAAACGCGTAGTGTTTCATAAAGAGAAACTTATAGTGTGTGACGCAAACTCTGTGAAAATTCTCGCTGAAGACTATACGTGTGATAAGGTCATTGGTAGTTTTGATGGCCAATTCAAAAACCCTTTCCAACCGTGTGATGTTTCAATTTCCCCAGATAACCAATTTTTCACCATTGATAAGGGTAATTCTCAAATAGTTGTTtacaatgataataatgatattgtcaaaacaatacCGCTTGCTGAAGACATCGATCCCTCAAGTATATGTCTAGTGGGTGAATTTGTCTACATCAGTGATAAGCGTGGTCACCGTATACTGAAGTATACTGTCAGTGGAGAGTATTTGGGGGAGGTTTGGGGGAAGGGTAGCGGTAAGCTACAATTCGATGTGCCTTATTACCTCTCTGTCTCTATAGACAATAGTGCAATAATTGTCTCAGACCATTTAAACCACAGTGTTAAGTGGTTTGATTTTGATTTAAAGTACAAGCATCAGTTTGGCAGCAGAGGTACTGAGGATGGTCAGTTACTCTACCCTGCTGGTATTGCAACAGATAACAAAGGCAATGTCTACATTTGTGATAATGGTAATGCTAGAATCGTAAAAGTCACAGCTGATGGAAAGTTCAGCTGTAATCTATTCCAAGGTGATGTGGTAAACCCAAGATTCATTGCAGTCTGTAACGATGGCAGAGTTGCTCTGACTGAGTCGGCGAGTAATCAAATCAAAGTGTTGTCAATAAACCATGGAAATGTCTCTACATTTACTCTGAAataa